From a region of the Dictyostelium discoideum AX4 chromosome 2 chromosome, whole genome shotgun sequence genome:
- a CDS encoding cyclophilin-type peptidylprolyl cis-trans isomerase (Similar to PPIase), with amino-acid sequence MNKFNITSLFIILSFIGIVISQQSPQTYNVVFSTSKGDVEIFVNRSYSPYGSDRFYALVQDGFYTDNAFFRVIQTPLFVAQFGISPDSSLNDKWNITIPNDPVVISNTAGTITFAAEEENNQACCRTTQLFINYADNSFLDSAGFSPFGKVISGFNNTLNFYGGYGEEPDQSLIYSEGNSYLQQNFPLLSYLNSVKIISEKW; translated from the exons atgaataaatttaatattacatcattatttattattttatcatttattggAATAGTAATAAGTCAACAATCACCACAAACATATAATGTTGTATTTTCAACAAGTAAAGGTGATGTTGAGATTTTTGTAAATAGATCCTATTCACCATATGGTAGTGATAGATTTTATGCATTAGTTCAAGATGGTTTCTATACTGATAATGCATTCTTTAGAGTTATTCAAACTCCATTATTTGTTGCTCAATTTGGT atttcaccagattcatcattaaatgataaatggAATATTACAATACCAAATGATCCAGTAGTTATTTCAAATACAGCAGGTACAATTACATTTGCAGcagaagaagaaaataatcaaGCATGTTGTAGAACTActcaattatttataaattatgcAGATAATTCTTTCCTTGATTCTGCAGGTTTCAGTCCATTTGGTAAAGTGATTTCAGGATTCAATAATACTTTAAACTTTTATGGTGGTTATGGTGAAGAACCTGATCAATCTTTAATATATTCAGAAGGAAATTCTTATTTACAACAAAATTTCCCATTACTTTCTTATTTAAATTCCGTTAAAATCATTTCTGAGAAATGGTAA
- a CDS encoding BRD group protein: MTDDVVMKTEKDEEIKTNETNIDKSDNKYEKENKVSELYLDSLETLLLIHIIIKYEEDKNTFNWSSIKESLLKEIEKLKDLNITNNISMKSEEEIKIFYDKIQENFGKDNIINLEILLRNKRIEKIKNQIDQYNKQLKEKEEIIDTIKQNYLNELELEKQLEQEREKEKEKEKEIEKEKEKEKDEEKEKEKEKEKGKGKDKAKDKEKTNTTTTTTTTITTPTTEKEKNTSSSSSKLKRNQKQTPTTTTPATLISTNTNDDDEQKRREEEHQRASSKKILYTSMLKVWKGLNSNRFAYIFRYPITKDEAPDYDSVIKHRMDLTTLKKKLDDQVYNTCSEFSKDVILIFKNAMIYNQEDSDIYNMAASMKKIAEKEMEPCFATEELLQSGAANSLGTRSNRSGSNTPLSTSTSGNIVSSSGNGGGGGGGGSGSTMPSPSIRGRNKPTVNTTISANSSTSSTTTTNTTTSPATTTTTATTPRSKKNTSSTSSIASESDQSNPNTPSLQEETIDTSDHDSSTSKSKGRATRSSTRKSTTAESTPELKEDIIPIKKVSKRQRNSKTDETITHQDDL, from the exons ATGACAGATGATGTTGTAATGAAAACTGAAAAAGATGAAGAgataaaaacaaatgaaaCAAATATAGATAAAAGTGAtaataaatatgaaaaagaGAATAAAGTAAGTGAGTTATATTTGGATTCATTggaaactttattattaattcacataataattaaatatgaaGAAGATAAAAATACGTTTAATTGGTCTTCAATAaaagaatcattattaaaagaaattgaaaaattaaaagatttaaatataacaaataatatttcaatgaAAAGTGAAGAg gaaattaaaatattttatgataaaattcaagaaaattttggaaaagataatataataaatttagaaattttattaagaaataaaagaatagaaaaaattaaaaaccaaattgatcaatataataaacaattaaaagaaaaagaagagatTATTGATActataaaacaaaattatttaaatgaattagaattagaaaaacaattagaacaagagagagaaaaagaaaaggagaaagaaaaagagattgaaaaagagaaagaaaaagaaaaagatgaagaaaaagaaaaagagaaagaaaaagagaaaggAAAAGGTAAAGATAAAgcaaaagataaagaaaaaacaaatactactaccactactactactactattactactccAACAacagaaaaagaaaaaaacacatcatcatcatcatcaaaactaaaaagaaatcaaaaacaaacaccaacaacaacaaccccAGCTACATTAATATCTACAAATACaaacgatgatgatgaacaaAAAAGAAGAGAAGAAGAACACCAAAGAGCAAGTTCAAAGAAAATACTTTATACATCAATGTTAAAGGTTTGGAAAGGTTTGAATTCAAATCGTTTTGCttatatttttagatatCCAATTACAAAAGATGAAGCACCAGATTATGATTCAGTAATTAAACATAGAATGGATTTAACAactttgaaaaagaaattagatgATCAAGTTTATAACACTTGTAGTGAATTTAGCAAagatgtaattttaatttttaagaatGCAATGATCTACAATCAAGAGGATTCCGATATTTATAATATGGCTGCATCAATGAAGAAAATCGCTGAAAAAGAAATGGAACCTTGCTTTGCAACTGAAGAATTATTACAAAGTGGCGCTGCAAATTCATTGGGTACAAGATCAAATAGAAGTGGTTCAAATACTCCTTTATCTACAAGTACTTCTGGTAATATAGTATCTTCTTctggtaatggtggtggtggtggcggCGGTGGTAGTGGGTCCACTATGCCCTCGCCATCAATCAGAGGTAGAAATAAACCAACTGTAAATACAACCATATCGGCAAATTCTTCAACATCttccaccaccactaccaacaCCACTACCTCCCCagctactaccactaccactgcTACAACTCCTAGATCAAAAAAGAATACTTCATCAACATCTTCTATAGCGAGTGAATCTGATCAATCAAATCCAAATACACCATCATTACAAGAGGAAACAATTGATACTTCAGATCATGATTCTTCAACCTCAAAATCAAAAGGTAGAGCTACAAGAAGTAGTACTAGAAAATCAACTACTGCTGAATCTACAccagaattaaaagaagatataattccaattaaaaaagtttcaaagagacaaagaaattcaaaaactGATGAAACAATAACTCATCAAGATgatctttaa
- the pitB gene encoding hypothetical protein (phosphatidylinositol transfer protein 2) — MLIKEYRMVLPLTVEEYQIAQLYMVAKKSKESTKGGEGIEIIKNEPFDNEKGKGQYTEKIIYLANSLPRFAAAILPSSALKIEEKAWNAYPYCKTEYSCPFFGEKLVLSIESMHLPGRGEVENALKCDAETLKQRHVDFIDIANDQPKEYIKEEDPKIFKSVKTERGPLDDPKWRDKVEPVMTCYKLVHAEFKYWGFQTKVENVIQDTGVRDVLLKAHRALFCWIDEWFGLTIEDIRKIEEETKAELAKKLEENKAANK; from the exons atgttaattaaAGAATA taGGATGGTTTTACCTTTAACGGTTGAAGAATATCAAATAGCACAATTATATATGGTAGcaaaaaaaagtaaagaaTCAACAAAAGGTGGTGAAggtattgaaattataaagaatgaaccttttgataatgaaaaaggtAAAGGTCAATATactgaaaaaattatttatttagcaAACTCATTACCAAGATTTGCAGCTGCAATTTTACCATCAAGTgctttaaaaattgaagaaaaaGCTTGGAATGCTTATCCATATTGTAAAACTG aaTACAGC TGCCCATTCTTTGGAGAGAAATTagtattatcaattgaatcaatgcATTTACCAGGTAGAGGTGAAGTTGAAAATGCTTTGAAATGTGATGCAGAAACATTAAAACAAAGACATGTTGACTTTATTGACATTGCAAATGATCAACCAAAGGAATACATTAAAGAGGAAGAtccaaaaatatttaaatcagtAAAAACAGAAAGAGGTCCATTAGATGATCCAAAATGGAGA gaCAAAGTTGAACCAGTAATGACATGCTATAAATTAGTTCATGcagaatttaaatattgggGTTTCCAAACTAAAGTTGAAAATGTTATCCAAGATACAGGTGTAAGAGATGTACTATTAAAAGCACACAGAGCTTTATTTTGTTGGATTGATGAATGGTTTGGTTTAACAATTGAAGATATTAGAAAAATTGAAGAAGAAACTAAAGCAGAATTAgcaaag AAATTAGAAGAAAATAAAGCtgcaaataaataa
- the abcA4 gene encoding ABC transporter A family protein, with protein sequence MESIKNQLIPLLKKNWTLKGKSKIKLLLEILLPLISIGILFGILYLSMIITRDFKERPASGFAFDIAHTKQLLIGSNGGLNSDQRNILDNLKLQVSIQHPEFSNDYINRCFVEFKDIESMDEYFHDPFNYRGVMGGVWFPDDSFNGNTIKYSIRVDSDFTHDNTQQFQDREDSQIYLRHYFTQIQTGVDQAILLTNQIAIPIFATGQRFPNPYISFWEKWTDGRKLILLNTGGVFITASLFATLFTLITNIVIEKETKILEGMKTMGLNSFAYYISNSIISLITLLSSTLLVSIILSASQLVHHVKWITLILILIPYSITLLLIAFILCKFFTKSKYAGLMAFLIVLLLSGIGIIIGRFNISPTLKLLSCLFSPIAISVANYVWCYKDLIVFKEVDINVNMVNEYEIIGMLVFDIFLYILILWYLDNVITGEYGIPKKWYFFLTKNYWRKNKKSNINNNGVFDVEATSCNRNSSYNEKNFEKIEHQLERPTISIRNLRKEFKTGDGNRIAVNDLSIDMYKNRIHSFLGPNGSGKSTTLSMLTGMIEPTSGDALINGFDIRNNIDEIRKHLGVCPQSDIIWEQLTVMEHLEFYAALKGFTNSNQRKVEATKIALEVGLGEKLNAPAGTLSGGQKRKLCLAIAFIGPNSDIILIDEPTSGLDASNRRLIWDFILKYRENKTIILVSHYLEECDILSNTISIIANGELKCNGSSLFLKNRFGVGYLLTISKEHNSINNSNLTKTISDIIFNHIPKGSLLSDAGTELCFRLPNESIGNFSNLFKELDDRKKQLSIENYGISITTLEEVFLKIISNSETNPNFNQSVLNTALKTNSSGIKSYQQLKGLLIKRVKTSRKDIKSFVLSILIPILILAGGLILYKNMRTIDIYNTVTQPLILDFNVYGKSVTPVSIDKVNETMTSLFDNSIGHSDRTTLVPYDELHDYLIHHYFGVPGALYFDFRYFKNVKFLHYNVFFNKDYLHALPIYINFVDSEILRSVTGKRIQTTSLPFEHIQSPLEVASLDVNFVAIVFFIILTLASFSLIAASHAGNISHERSTRVKRLLYISGLRKSIYWLSNLIWDYLQTFILVIFLTIVIIAVDDKFRTHFDLYISGVVLFTFSIIPLSYLMSFKFSSHGKAVGAIFAIHFGVGLIFTVISFILRVWAIKENSISFQFLTDIIEYCFYAISPFFCFSKILAIVTKFPGVSRVDQSFIDYWSFHFGLLPNAILFLHCIVWITWILLIDYSSEIKGKFTISKLFSNSPIPDSNEDSDVSNERIIVKQLLDNNTNGGSGNVYPIIFNNLYKKFNSVGNYKSKIAVYNSTLAIPTGQTFGLLGLNGCGKSTTLGMISGEISPTGGKIKLNGYDLIKNRNDALTSIGYCFQFDALIGLLSAREQLELYCRIKGVDESKIKDTVNAFIQMMDLESISNSNTSGYSGGNKRKVSLSIACIGSPSILLLDEISCGVDACVKRFMWNVLMELKKNKAIILTTHSIAECQAVCDKLTIMKDGKLQALGSNQHIKDKFGSGYSIEVKFKKEYLENGVELFLQSFPSASLIDNQHALSASFELPNPPNNPIKLSSIFSNIEQSLKFILDDYSVSQTSIEQIFIKLTKNSITNIDN encoded by the exons atggaatcaatcaaaaatcaattaattccacttttaaaaaaaaattggacaTTAAAaggaaaatcaaaaataaaactattattagaaattttattaccattgatatcaattggtattttatttggtatattat atttATCAATGATTATTACAAGagattttaaagaaagaCCAGCAAGTGGATTTGCTTTTGATATTGCACAtacaaaacaattattaattggatcAAATGGTGGATTAAATAGTGATCAAAGAAATAtacttgataatttaaaattacaagtTTCAATTCAACATCCAGAATTTAGTAATGATTATATTAATAGATGTTTTGTCgaatttaaagatattgaatCAATGGATGAATATTTCCATGATCCATTTAATTATAGAGGTGTAATGGGTGGTGTATGGTTTCCAGATGATAGTTTCAATGgaaatacaattaaatataGTATACGAGTTGATTCGGATTTTACACATGACAATACACAGCAATTTCAAGATAGAGAAGATtcacaaatttatttaagaCATTATTTCACACAAATTCAAACTGGAGTTGATCAAGCGATTTTATTAACCAATCAAATTGCAATACCAATATTCGCAACTGGCCAAAGATTTCCAAATCCGTATATTTCATTTTGGGAGAAATGGACCGACGGAAGGAAATTAATACTTTTAAATACGGGTGGTGTGTTTATTACTGCATCATTATTTGCAACATTGTTTACATTGATAACAAATAttgtaattgaaaaagaaactaAAATATTAGAAGGTATGAAAACCATGGGTTTGAATAGTTTTGCATATTATATTTCAAATTCTATTATATCATTGattacattattatcatcaacttTATTAGTTTCAATTATACTATCAGCATCACAATTAGTTCATCATGTAAAATGGATaactttaatattaatattaataccatACTCgataacattattattaattgcaTTTATTCTATGtaaattttttacaaaatcaaaatatgcTGGATTAATGGCATttttaatagtattattattatctggtATTGGAATTATAATTGGTCGTTTTAATATATCACcaactttaaaattattatcatgtTTATTTTCACCAATTGCAATTTCAGTTGCAAATTATGTTTGGTgttataaagatttaatagtTTTCAAAGAAGTTGATATAAATGTTAATATGGTAAATGAATATGAAATTATTGGAATGTTAGTTTTTGATATCTTTTTATATATTCTCATTTTATGGTATTTAGATAATGTTATAACTGGTGAATATGGTATTCCAAAGAAAtggtatttctttttaacaaAGAATTATTggagaaaaaataaaaaatcaaatattaataataatggagtGTTTGACGTGGAGGCAACTTCATGTAATAGAAATAGTTCATATAATGAAaagaattttgaaaaaattgaacaTCAATTAGAAAGAccaacaatttcaattagaaatttaagaaaagaatttaaaactgGTGATGGTAATAGAATTGCAgttaatgatttatcaattgatatgTATAAAAATCGAATTCATTCATTTCTAGGTCCAAATGGTAGTGGAAAATCAACAACACTTAGTATGTTAACTGGTATGATTGAGCCAACATCTGGTGATGCTTTAATTAATGGATTTGATATTAGGAATAATATAGATGAAATTAGAAAACATTTAGGAGTTTGTCCACAATCTGATATAATTTGGGAACAGTTAACTGTAATGGAACATTTAGAATTTTATGCAGCATTAAAAGGttttacaaattcaaatcaaagAAAAGTTGAAGCTACAAAAATAGCATTAGAAGTTGGATTAggtgaaaaattaaatgcaCCAGCTGGAACTCTATCAGGTGGTCAAAAACGTAAACTTTGTTTAGCAATTGCATTCATCGGACCAAATAGtgatataatattaatcGATGAACCAACATCAGGTTTAGATGCATCAAATAGAAGATTAATTTGggatttcattttaaaatatagaGAAAATAAAACCATTATTCTAGTTAGTCATTATTTAGAAGAATGTGATATTCTATCAaatacaatttcaattatcGCAAATGGTGAATTAAAATGCAATGGATCAAGTTTATTCTTAAAGAATAGATTCGGTGTAGGttatttattaacaatttcaaaagaacataattcaattaataattcaaatttaacaaaaacCATTAgtgatattatatttaatcaTATACCAAAAGGTTCATTATTATCTGATGCCGGTACTGAATTATGTTTTAGATTaccaaatgaatcaattggaaatttttcaaatttatttaaagaattagatgatagaaaaaaacaattatcaattgaaaactATGGTATTTCAATTACAACATTGGAAGaagtatttttaaagataatttcaaattctgaaacaaatccaaattttaatcaatcaGTTTTAAATACTgcattaaaaacaaattcttCAGGTATTAAAAgttatcaacaattaaaaggattattaataaaaagggTCAAAACATCTAGAAAAgatataaaatcatttgttctttcaattttaattccaattttaatattagcTGGtggtttaatattatataaaaatatgaGAACTATTGATATTTATAATACAGTTACTCAACCTTTGATACTTGATTTTAATGTTTATGGTAAATCAGTTACACcagtttcaattgataaagttAATGAAACAATGACATCATTATTTGACAATTCAATTGGACATTCAGATAGAACTACATTGGTACCATATGATGAATTacatgattatttaattcatcacTATTTCGGTGTTCCAGGTGCATTATATTTCGATTTTcgttattttaaaaatgttaaattcCTTCATTATAATGtatttttcaataaagaTTATTTACATGCTTTACCAATTTATATCAATTTTGTTGATTCAGAAATTTTAAGATCAGTAACTGGTAAAAGGATCCAAACAACTTCATTACCATTTGAACATATTCAAAGTCCATTAGAAGTGGCTTCATTGGATGTTAATTTCGTTGCAAttgttttctttattattttaacattggcttcattttcattgatTGCAGCATCACATGCAGGAAACATATCACATGAACGTTCAACTAGAgttaaaagattattatatatttcaGGTTtaagaaaatcaatttattggttatcaaatttaatttgggATTATTTACAAACATTTATACTAGttatatttttaacaatTGTAATCATTGCAGTAGATGATAAATTTAGAACTCATTTCGATTTATATATTAGTGGTGTTGTTTTATTcacattttcaattattccattatcatatttaatgtcatttaaattttcatcacATGGTAAAGCTGTTGGTGCAATCTTTGCAATTCATTTTGGTGTTGGTTTAATATTTACAgttatttcatttattttaagaGTTTGGGCAATTAAAGAGAATAGTATTTCATTTCAATTCCTTACTGATATAATTGAATATTGTTTCTATGCAATTTCACCattcttttgtttttcaaaaatactTGCAATTGTTACAAAATTCCCAGGTGTATCAAGAGTTGATCAATCATTTATAGATTATTGGAGTTTTCATTTTGGATTATTACCAAAtgctattttatttttacattgtATAGTTTGGATTACTTGGatacttttaattgattattcaaGTGAAATAAAAggtaaatttacaatttcaaaattattttcaaattcaccaaTTCCAGATTCAAATGAAGATTCTGATGTTTCAAATGAAAGAATCATtgtaaaacaattattagataataatactaatggtggtagtggtaatgtTTAtccaatcatttttaataatttatataaaaaatttaattcagttggtaattataaatcaaaaattgcAGTTTATAATAGTACATTAGCAATACCAACTGGTCAAACATTTGGATTACTTGGATTAAATGGTTGTGGTAAATCAACCACCTTAGGAATGATCTCTGGTGAAATTAGTCCAACTGgtggtaaaattaaattaaatggttatgatttgattaaaaatagaaatgatGCATTAACTTCAATTGGTTATTGTTTCCAATTTGATGCATTAATTGGATTATTAAGTGCAAGAGAACAATTAGAATTATATTGTAGAATTAAAGGTGTTGATGAgtctaaaattaaagatactGTAAATGCATTCATTCAAATGATGGATTtagaatcaatttcaaattcaaacacATCCGGTTATTCTGGTggtaataaaagaaaagtatcattatcaatagCTTGCATTGGCTCACCATCAATTCTATTACTTGATGAAATATCATGTGGTGTTGATGCATGTGTTAAAAGATTCATGTGGAATGTTTTaatggaattaaaaaaaaataaagcaataatattaacaacTCATTCAATAGCTGAATGTCAAGCGGTATGTGATAAATTAACAATTATGAAAGATGGTAAATTACAAGCATTAGGATCGAATCAACatattaaagataaatttgGAAGTGGTTATTCAATTGaagttaaatttaaaaaagaatatctTGAAAATGGTGTTGAGTTATTCTTACAATCATTCCCATCTGCAAGTTTAATTGACAATCAACATGCTTTATCAGCAAGTTTTGAATTACCAAATCCACCAAATaatccaattaaattatcttcaatcttttcaaatattgaacaatcattaaaattcattttagATGATTATTCTGTTAGTCAAACTTCAATAGaacaaatatttataaaattaacaaaaaatagtattacaaatattgataattag